The following coding sequences are from one Burkholderia stabilis window:
- a CDS encoding thiol-disulfide oxidoreductase DCC family protein, whose product MDSNELVLYFDGRCPLCVAEIRRLGARNTRHRLAFVDIAEPGFDPAPLGVDLPALNRELHARLPDGRMLTGVDSILAAYTLVGRGWLVWPLRVPAVRDALAPLYRRFARNRHAVSRWLGYHAEAHCDGPACGIGNAVENTGADRPARDNMRRFVVSWMYGAAIAHLLVGVAVPWLAGASFVDAYHRGIELHFWAGAAPAQARAQQIWWMSLIGATVQCASVWMLALVHLGNRLRKREVWGWLLAGLLVWAPQDMLLSSQAHVWSHVAIDIAALIAMVPPLVWLWRRDTE is encoded by the coding sequence ATGGACTCGAATGAATTGGTGCTGTACTTCGACGGACGGTGTCCGTTGTGCGTCGCTGAAATACGACGTCTCGGGGCGCGGAATACGCGACACCGGCTGGCGTTCGTCGATATCGCCGAGCCGGGTTTCGATCCCGCGCCGCTGGGCGTCGACCTGCCCGCGCTGAATCGCGAACTGCACGCGCGCCTGCCCGACGGACGCATGCTGACCGGCGTGGACAGCATCCTGGCCGCCTATACGCTGGTCGGACGCGGCTGGCTCGTCTGGCCGCTTCGCGTGCCGGCCGTGCGCGACGCGCTCGCGCCGCTGTATCGCCGCTTCGCACGCAACCGGCATGCGGTTTCGCGCTGGCTCGGCTATCACGCCGAAGCGCACTGCGACGGGCCGGCGTGCGGTATCGGCAACGCCGTTGAAAACACGGGCGCGGATCGCCCGGCGCGCGACAACATGCGCCGCTTCGTCGTGAGCTGGATGTATGGCGCGGCGATCGCGCATCTGCTCGTCGGCGTGGCCGTTCCGTGGCTCGCCGGGGCGTCGTTCGTCGATGCGTATCACCGCGGCATCGAGCTGCATTTCTGGGCCGGCGCGGCACCGGCGCAGGCGCGCGCCCAGCAGATCTGGTGGATGTCGCTGATCGGCGCGACGGTGCAGTGCGCATCGGTCTGGATGCTGGCGCTCGTCCACCTCGGCAACCGGTTGCGGAAACGGGAAGTGTGGGGATGGCTGCTGGCCGGTCTGCTGGTCTGGGCACCGCAGGACATGCTGTTGTCGTCGCAGGCTCATGTGTGGAGCCATGTGGCAATCGATATTGCGGCGTTGATCGCGATGGTTCCGCCGCTCGTCTGGCTGTGGAGGAGGGATACCGAATGA
- a CDS encoding glutathione S-transferase family protein codes for MLHILGKIPSINVRKVLWLCTELNLPFEQEDWGAGFRTTNDPAYLALNPNALVPVIKDDDFVLWESNTIIRYLANRYGGDALYPAEPQARARVDQWIDWQGADLNRSWVGAFLGLVRKSPDHQDPDGIAQSIAGWTKHMRVLNAQLEATGAFVAGGHFTLADIPIGLSVNRWFGTPFEHPDFPAVSRYIERLAAREGFKRYAGSANP; via the coding sequence ATGCTGCACATCCTCGGCAAGATCCCGTCCATCAACGTGCGCAAGGTGCTGTGGCTGTGCACCGAGCTGAATCTGCCGTTCGAACAGGAAGACTGGGGCGCGGGCTTCCGCACGACCAACGATCCGGCCTATCTCGCGCTGAATCCGAACGCGCTCGTGCCCGTCATCAAGGACGACGATTTCGTGCTCTGGGAATCGAACACGATCATCCGCTACCTCGCGAACCGCTACGGCGGCGATGCGCTCTATCCGGCCGAGCCGCAGGCGCGCGCGCGGGTCGACCAATGGATCGACTGGCAGGGTGCGGACCTGAATCGTTCGTGGGTCGGCGCGTTCCTCGGCCTCGTGCGGAAATCGCCCGATCATCAGGACCCGGACGGCATCGCGCAGTCGATCGCGGGCTGGACGAAGCACATGCGCGTGCTGAACGCGCAGCTCGAAGCGACCGGCGCGTTCGTGGCCGGCGGCCACTTCACGCTCGCGGACATTCCGATCGGCCTGTCGGTGAATCGCTGGTTCGGCACGCCGTTCGAGCATCCGGATTTTCCGGCGGTGTCGCGCTATATCGAGCGTCTTGCGGCGCGCGAAGGCTTCAAGCGTTACGCAGGCAGCGCGAACCCGTAA
- a CDS encoding YhfC family intramembrane metalloprotease, whose translation MHPVHATLLFATLAAGLVALFAPALLAAAWRRRTHVPFRVFFYGMLTFFVFQPVLRLSWQAPLFHSLARDPRWHLPMLVFAAFTAGLFEECGRWVAFRYLLPKRRDAQAAVMLGLGHGGLEAMLLVGVGFLALGTGYLLAHAGVVVPEGMQSLIGSQFAGMTLASPFLALLERVSALAAHVGLSLIVLQAFVRGTKRWLAYAIAIHFLFDLVAVLLSQYWHVDTLLIEAILFACGAALLWRGIRLSRWETGASDARTRHAA comes from the coding sequence ATGCATCCCGTCCACGCGACGCTGCTGTTCGCCACGCTCGCGGCCGGCCTCGTCGCGCTGTTCGCGCCTGCGCTGCTCGCGGCTGCATGGCGACGCCGCACGCATGTGCCGTTTCGCGTGTTTTTCTACGGCATGCTGACCTTCTTCGTGTTCCAGCCGGTGTTGCGCCTGTCGTGGCAGGCGCCGCTGTTTCACTCGCTGGCCCGCGATCCGCGCTGGCACCTGCCGATGCTCGTGTTCGCGGCGTTCACGGCCGGGCTTTTCGAGGAATGCGGTCGCTGGGTCGCATTCCGGTATCTGCTGCCGAAGCGGCGCGACGCGCAGGCCGCCGTGATGCTCGGGCTCGGGCACGGCGGGCTGGAGGCGATGCTGCTCGTCGGCGTCGGGTTTCTCGCGCTCGGCACGGGTTACCTGCTCGCGCACGCGGGCGTCGTCGTGCCTGAGGGCATGCAGTCGCTGATCGGGTCGCAGTTCGCGGGCATGACGCTCGCGTCGCCGTTTCTCGCGCTGCTCGAACGTGTGAGCGCGCTGGCCGCGCATGTCGGGCTGTCGCTGATCGTGCTGCAGGCATTCGTGCGCGGAACGAAGCGCTGGCTCGCGTACGCGATCGCGATTCATTTCCTGTTCGATCTCGTCGCCGTGCTGCTCTCGCAGTACTGGCATGTCGACACCCTGCTGATCGAGGCGATCCTGTTCGCATGCGGCGCCGCGCTCCTGTGGCGGGGCATTCGCCTGAGCCGCTGGGAGACGGGCGCCAGCGACGCGCGCACGAGGCACGCCGCGTAA
- a CDS encoding GNAT family N-acetyltransferase, which yields MTEPVTVRRIGASDARACIDALADVLVDCVEGGASVSFMLPIERPTAIAFWTRVADGVANDERILLVAEDAAGRIVGTVQVVTAQPENQPHRADIAKMLVSRHARRQGVAARLMAAADAAARDAGKTVLVLDTVTGGDAERLYERAGWQRVGVVPNFALMPDGALCATTFFHKQLA from the coding sequence ATGACCGAACCTGTTACCGTGCGCCGCATCGGCGCGAGCGATGCGAGGGCCTGCATCGATGCGCTGGCCGACGTGCTGGTCGATTGCGTCGAAGGTGGCGCGTCCGTCAGCTTCATGTTGCCGATCGAGCGGCCGACCGCCATTGCGTTCTGGACGCGCGTGGCCGATGGCGTGGCGAATGACGAACGCATCCTGCTCGTCGCCGAGGACGCGGCCGGCCGGATCGTCGGCACCGTGCAGGTCGTGACCGCGCAGCCCGAGAACCAGCCGCATCGCGCGGATATCGCGAAGATGCTCGTGTCGCGGCACGCGCGCCGGCAGGGCGTCGCCGCGCGCCTGATGGCGGCGGCCGACGCGGCCGCGCGCGACGCGGGCAAGACCGTGCTCGTGCTCGACACCGTGACGGGCGGCGACGCCGAGCGGCTCTACGAGCGGGCCGGCTGGCAGCGCGTCGGCGTCGTGCCGAACTTTGCGCTGATGCCCGACGGCGCGCTCTGCGCGACGACGTTTTTCCACAAGCAGCTCGCGTAG
- a CDS encoding DMT family transporter, translating into MNRNQRLAGIGYGLLAALIWGGFPVVTRIGVTHSAFDAYDIAFIRFIVSGTLLLPVLLRRGLGTLRPASVGLMVTGAGAPYILTVAAALSRAPVGYFALTPGSMIAFTAILGRQVAHERLSAAQVAGIVTILAGIALTASDALRGAIGLPALVLFVLGGLLWAVYNVTTKRAAAGALHATAVVSVGSAVLYCPLYLAVRGGAVLHAPIAAIATQAIYQGVLMSVLALYCFSQAVVALGPAIGATFAALMPLLATLAATLLLGERPHAPALAGIAIVTAGMAVSLASRWRAGERPAIRRPNPAAHG; encoded by the coding sequence ATGAACAGGAACCAACGACTCGCCGGCATCGGCTACGGATTGCTCGCAGCGCTCATCTGGGGCGGCTTTCCGGTCGTCACGCGTATCGGCGTCACGCATTCCGCCTTCGACGCGTACGACATCGCGTTCATCCGCTTCATCGTCTCGGGCACGCTGCTGCTGCCCGTGCTGCTGCGCCGCGGCCTCGGCACGCTGCGTCCGGCATCGGTCGGGTTGATGGTGACCGGCGCGGGCGCGCCCTACATCCTGACCGTCGCGGCGGCATTGAGCCGCGCGCCGGTCGGCTACTTTGCACTGACGCCGGGCAGCATGATCGCGTTCACCGCGATCCTCGGCCGGCAGGTCGCGCACGAGCGGCTGAGCGCCGCGCAGGTCGCGGGCATCGTCACGATCCTGGCCGGCATCGCACTGACCGCGTCCGATGCGCTGCGCGGCGCGATCGGGCTGCCGGCTCTCGTGCTGTTCGTGCTCGGCGGCCTGCTGTGGGCCGTCTATAACGTCACGACGAAACGCGCCGCCGCCGGCGCGCTGCACGCGACGGCCGTCGTATCGGTCGGCTCCGCCGTGCTCTATTGCCCGCTCTATCTGGCCGTGCGCGGCGGCGCCGTGCTGCATGCGCCCATCGCGGCGATCGCCACGCAGGCGATCTACCAGGGCGTGCTGATGTCGGTGCTCGCGCTTTACTGCTTCAGCCAGGCCGTCGTCGCGCTCGGCCCGGCCATCGGTGCGACCTTCGCCGCGCTGATGCCGCTCCTCGCGACGCTCGCGGCCACGCTGCTGCTCGGCGAACGGCCGCATGCGCCAGCGCTCGCCGGCATCGCGATCGTCACTGCCGGCATGGCCGTCAGCCTCGCCAGCCGGTGGCGGGCAGGAGAACGGCCGGCCATCCGCCGACCGAACCCGGCCGCGCACGGCTGA
- a CDS encoding GbsR/MarR family transcriptional regulator: MELTPIAERFILHWGEMGSRWGVNRTVSQIHALLYLAGRPVAADEIAETLNVARSNVSTSLKELQAWRLAKVVHVLGDRRDHFETSTDIWELFKLIVEGRRQREIEPTLTVLRDCLTNPEIANESRETEQRIRDTLQFVETLTTWSDEMLRLKPDTLMKALGIGAKISQTVRRKSSK, translated from the coding sequence ATGGAACTCACACCGATTGCCGAACGATTCATTCTCCACTGGGGCGAAATGGGCTCGCGGTGGGGCGTCAACCGCACCGTCTCGCAGATCCACGCGTTGCTCTATCTGGCTGGCCGGCCGGTCGCGGCCGACGAGATCGCCGAGACGCTCAACGTCGCGCGCTCCAACGTCAGCACGAGCCTGAAGGAGCTGCAGGCGTGGCGGCTTGCGAAGGTCGTGCATGTGCTGGGCGATCGCCGCGACCATTTCGAGACGTCGACCGACATCTGGGAACTGTTCAAGCTGATCGTCGAAGGGCGGCGGCAGCGCGAGATCGAGCCGACGCTCACGGTGCTCCGCGATTGCCTGACGAACCCGGAGATCGCCAACGAGAGCCGCGAGACCGAACAGCGCATCCGCGACACGCTGCAGTTCGTCGAGACGCTCACGACCTGGTCGGACGAGATGCTGCGGCTCAAGCCCGACACGCTGATGAAGGCGCTCGGCATCGGCGCGAAGATCAGCCAGACGGTCAGGCGCAAGTCGTCGAAGTAA
- a CDS encoding serine hydrolase domain-containing protein, with translation MTTSIKTLIRRGAALVLLAALGYAGFMLSRLAPIATGYAAKALCSGVFVSGRPAASVIDVDIMAGVHPLLKLVRPSIDPEHHRAVATFAGFAEREADFRPGLGCTLALGPSPGTLPAALPALPDPPPAQPAPATPPAGIDADKLRTALDRAFDEPDPARPRRTRAVVVMWRGQVIAERYAPGISADTPLPGWSMTKTVTAALVGMLVAQHKLSPDASALLPEWRGNGDPRAAITLDELLRMTSGLRFNEDYDDPLSDVAVMLFTQPDTARFASAKPLVATPGTRWDYSSGTSAIVARVMREAMGGSEADYLAFPRRALFAPLDMRSAVFEPDASGTLGSPSYLYASARDWARFGQLLLQDGEWNGQRLLPQGWVRYLTRATPLSPRQEFGAHLWVKVPEPFNDRDPHAIAMPADAFHAVGHEGQFVSVVPSRQLVVVRLGLSRPESAWNHEAFLARVLDAVPAPGA, from the coding sequence ATGACGACATCCATCAAGACGTTGATCCGACGGGGCGCCGCCCTCGTACTGCTGGCCGCGCTCGGCTACGCCGGCTTCATGCTGTCGCGGCTCGCGCCGATCGCCACCGGCTACGCGGCCAAGGCGCTGTGTTCCGGCGTGTTCGTGTCGGGCCGCCCGGCCGCCTCCGTGATCGACGTCGACATCATGGCCGGCGTGCATCCGCTGCTGAAACTGGTGCGCCCGTCGATCGATCCCGAGCATCATCGCGCCGTGGCGACCTTCGCCGGCTTCGCCGAACGTGAAGCCGACTTCCGGCCCGGGCTCGGCTGCACGCTCGCGCTCGGGCCGTCGCCCGGCACGCTGCCGGCCGCGCTGCCGGCCCTTCCCGATCCGCCACCGGCGCAGCCCGCCCCCGCCACGCCGCCCGCCGGCATCGACGCGGACAAGCTGCGCACCGCGCTCGACCGCGCGTTCGACGAGCCCGATCCGGCGCGCCCGCGGCGCACGCGCGCGGTCGTCGTGATGTGGCGCGGCCAGGTGATCGCCGAGCGCTACGCACCCGGCATCTCGGCCGACACGCCGCTGCCCGGCTGGTCGATGACGAAGACCGTCACCGCCGCGCTGGTCGGCATGCTCGTCGCGCAGCACAAGCTGTCGCCCGACGCGTCGGCGCTGCTGCCCGAATGGCGCGGCAACGGCGACCCGCGCGCGGCCATCACGCTCGACGAGCTGCTGCGGATGACGAGCGGCCTGCGATTCAACGAGGACTACGACGACCCGCTGTCCGACGTCGCCGTGATGCTGTTCACCCAGCCCGATACCGCGCGGTTCGCGTCGGCGAAGCCGCTCGTCGCGACACCCGGCACGCGGTGGGACTACTCGAGCGGCACGAGCGCGATCGTCGCGCGCGTGATGCGCGAAGCGATGGGCGGCAGCGAGGCCGATTACCTCGCGTTTCCGCGTCGTGCGCTGTTCGCGCCGCTCGACATGCGCAGCGCGGTGTTCGAGCCCGATGCGTCCGGCACGCTCGGCAGCCCGTCGTACCTGTATGCGAGCGCGCGCGACTGGGCGCGCTTCGGGCAGCTTCTGCTGCAGGACGGCGAATGGAACGGGCAGCGGCTGCTGCCGCAAGGCTGGGTGCGTTACCTGACGCGCGCGACGCCGCTATCGCCGCGCCAGGAGTTCGGCGCGCATCTGTGGGTCAAGGTGCCGGAGCCGTTCAACGATCGCGATCCGCATGCGATCGCGATGCCGGCCGACGCATTCCATGCGGTCGGCCATGAAGGCCAGTTCGTGAGCGTGGTGCCGAGCCGGCAGCTGGTGGTCGTGCGGCTCGGGTTGTCGCGGCCGGAATCCGCGTGGAATCACGAGGCGTTTCTCGCGCGCGTGCTCGATGCGGTGCCCGCGCCCGGCGCGTGA
- a CDS encoding TIGR01777 family oxidoreductase — translation MNTLPAFDWALNLLIVQGAMGAFDTLYHHELTQDLPHSPRARLELAIHAVRSVLYGLVFASIANVAFHGAWVAAIAAVVLVEVVLTLWDFVVEDQSRKLPATERVLHTLLAVNGGALFGMIAMQLAVWAHEPTALHAIDLGWRGWLLTLFGVGVTVSGLRDGIAACRIARRTPAANPFAGQPPGNVLVTGGTGFIGETLVNQLLDAGHTVTLLARDPLRAAYLFQGRVRSVTSAEQLQPHERFDTVVNLAGAPVLGARWSKRRQALLLASRVGVTQSLMRWVETAEVKPRTWIQASAIGYYGVRPADERLDERSSAGTGFMSELCRQWELSAQPLERLGVRPVVLRLGVVFGPGGALRPMLLPHYFGMGGRFGDGAQVMSWIHRDDVLRIIARAMSSAGMHGVYNAVAPAALTQREFVRVVSKVLRRPAWLPVPAAPLRAAMGEMAELLLDGQRVVPARLHQDGFMFRFPTAEHALRDLTNRPHADFASTACRLPRRRV, via the coding sequence ATGAACACCTTGCCTGCTTTCGACTGGGCGCTCAACCTGCTGATCGTGCAGGGCGCGATGGGCGCATTCGATACGCTTTATCACCACGAACTCACGCAGGACCTGCCGCACAGCCCGCGCGCGCGGCTCGAGCTGGCGATTCATGCGGTGCGGTCCGTGCTCTACGGTCTCGTGTTCGCGTCGATCGCGAACGTCGCGTTTCACGGCGCATGGGTTGCGGCCATCGCGGCGGTGGTGCTCGTCGAAGTGGTGCTGACGTTGTGGGATTTCGTCGTCGAGGATCAAAGCCGCAAGCTGCCCGCGACCGAGCGCGTGCTGCACACGCTGCTGGCCGTCAACGGCGGCGCGCTGTTCGGGATGATCGCGATGCAGCTGGCCGTCTGGGCGCACGAGCCGACCGCGCTGCACGCGATCGATCTCGGCTGGCGCGGCTGGCTGCTCACCCTGTTCGGCGTCGGCGTGACGGTATCGGGTCTCCGCGACGGGATTGCGGCCTGCCGCATCGCACGCCGTACGCCTGCCGCCAATCCGTTCGCGGGGCAGCCGCCCGGTAACGTGCTCGTCACCGGCGGCACGGGCTTCATCGGCGAAACCCTCGTGAACCAGCTGCTCGACGCAGGGCATACGGTCACGTTGCTGGCGCGCGATCCGCTGCGTGCGGCTTACCTGTTCCAGGGCCGCGTGCGCAGCGTGACGTCCGCCGAACAGTTGCAGCCGCACGAGCGTTTCGACACGGTCGTCAATCTCGCGGGGGCGCCGGTGCTGGGCGCGCGCTGGAGCAAGCGCCGGCAGGCGCTGCTGCTCGCCAGCCGTGTCGGCGTCACGCAGTCGCTGATGCGCTGGGTCGAGACCGCCGAGGTCAAGCCGCGCACGTGGATTCAGGCATCGGCGATCGGTTACTACGGCGTGCGCCCGGCCGACGAACGGCTCGACGAGCGCAGCAGCGCCGGCACCGGCTTCATGTCCGAGCTGTGCCGGCAGTGGGAGCTGTCCGCGCAGCCGCTCGAGCGCCTGGGCGTTCGCCCGGTGGTGCTGCGGCTGGGTGTCGTGTTCGGCCCCGGCGGTGCGCTGCGCCCGATGCTGCTGCCGCATTACTTCGGGATGGGCGGGCGGTTCGGCGACGGCGCGCAGGTGATGAGCTGGATTCATCGCGACGACGTGCTGCGGATCATCGCGCGCGCGATGTCGAGCGCCGGCATGCACGGCGTCTACAACGCGGTCGCGCCGGCGGCATTGACCCAGCGCGAGTTCGTGCGGGTCGTGTCGAAGGTGCTGCGCCGCCCCGCGTGGCTGCCGGTGCCGGCCGCGCCGCTGCGCGCCGCGATGGGCGAGATGGCCGAGCTGTTGCTGGACGGGCAGCGGGTCGTGCCGGCCCGGCTGCATCAGGACGGCTTCATGTTCCGGTTCCCGACGGCCGAGCACGCGCTGCGTGACCTGACGAATCGGCCGCATGCGGATTTTGCCTCGACGGCCTGCCGTTTGCCGCGACGTCGTGTTTAA
- a CDS encoding VOC family protein — MPVQHALIPCLRYTDAPAAIDFLCNAFGFERHSVYADETDPTLIHHAELTLNGQMVMLGSARPGPVRDLYRWKTASEAGGITMCVCAVIDDPDAHCARARAAGADILTAPKDNDGYPGRGYDVRDPEGNVWTFGSYDPFAAH; from the coding sequence ATGCCAGTCCAGCACGCCCTCATCCCCTGCCTGCGCTACACCGACGCGCCGGCTGCCATCGACTTCCTTTGCAATGCCTTCGGCTTCGAGCGCCACTCGGTCTATGCCGACGAAACCGATCCGACGTTGATCCATCACGCCGAGCTGACGCTGAACGGCCAGATGGTGATGCTCGGTTCGGCCCGCCCCGGCCCCGTGCGCGACCTGTATCGCTGGAAGACCGCGTCCGAGGCAGGCGGCATCACCATGTGCGTGTGCGCCGTGATCGACGACCCCGACGCGCACTGCGCCCGTGCCCGCGCGGCCGGCGCCGACATCCTCACCGCACCCAAGGACAACGACGGCTATCCCGGCCGCGGCTACGACGTGCGCGACCCCGAGGGCAACGTCTGGACCTTCGGCAGCTACGACCCCTTCGCGGCCCACTGA
- a CDS encoding SDR family oxidoreductase yields the protein MNAVLPSACQGERTGERSMTVLVCGANGFIGRALCAQLEAGGHRVLRGVRHAAGPHEVAIDFAKDVDPESWLARLDGVDVVINAVGILADQRGATLDTVHRAAPCALFTACCRARVRRVIQISALGVERGDTRYFASKDAADRFLQTLPIDSRIVRPALVYGASGTSARFFRMLASLPVHILPAGGHQRLRPVHVDDLAELVARLADSPSSGSTVIDVVGNDEVEYREMLARYRAALGFPPAARVTLPGPLAGAAAVLLGKFPGAIFTRDTWTMLRAGNTGDPAAATAVLGRPPRGIGDFIGADATALRRDALAMWRRPLLLGALAIVWIWTAIVSAFVHPLSASLALLAPAHLTGLPALVALYAASALDFAFGIATIFAPSRRLWVAQAALIVAYSAVIAVTMPGLLAEPFGPVLKNVPILAILLILFSEEEHA from the coding sequence ATGAACGCAGTCTTGCCGTCGGCTTGCCAAGGCGAACGCACCGGGGAGCGCAGCATGACCGTCCTCGTGTGCGGCGCGAACGGCTTCATCGGCCGGGCACTGTGCGCGCAGCTCGAAGCCGGCGGCCATCGCGTGCTGCGCGGCGTGCGTCATGCGGCCGGCCCGCATGAGGTCGCGATCGATTTCGCGAAGGACGTCGACCCCGAATCGTGGCTGGCGCGGCTCGATGGCGTCGACGTGGTGATCAATGCGGTCGGCATCCTCGCCGACCAGCGCGGCGCGACGCTCGACACCGTGCATCGCGCCGCGCCGTGCGCGCTCTTTACGGCGTGCTGCCGCGCGCGCGTGCGGCGCGTGATCCAGATCTCGGCACTCGGCGTCGAGCGTGGCGATACGCGCTACTTCGCCAGCAAGGATGCGGCTGACCGTTTCCTGCAGACGTTGCCGATCGACTCCCGGATCGTGCGTCCCGCGCTCGTCTACGGCGCGTCGGGCACGTCGGCGCGGTTTTTCCGGATGCTCGCGAGCCTGCCCGTGCACATATTGCCGGCGGGCGGCCATCAGCGGCTGCGCCCCGTGCACGTCGACGACCTCGCCGAACTCGTCGCGCGGCTCGCCGATTCGCCATCGTCCGGCAGCACGGTGATCGACGTGGTCGGCAACGACGAAGTCGAATATCGCGAGATGCTGGCCCGCTACCGTGCCGCACTGGGATTTCCGCCGGCTGCACGCGTGACGTTGCCGGGCCCGCTGGCCGGCGCGGCGGCGGTGCTGCTCGGCAAGTTTCCGGGCGCGATCTTCACGCGCGACACGTGGACGATGCTGCGCGCCGGGAACACCGGCGATCCGGCGGCCGCGACGGCGGTGCTCGGCCGGCCGCCGCGCGGCATCGGCGATTTCATTGGCGCGGACGCAACCGCGCTGCGTCGCGACGCGCTCGCGATGTGGCGGCGCCCGTTGTTGCTGGGCGCACTCGCGATCGTGTGGATCTGGACGGCCATCGTCAGCGCGTTCGTCCATCCGCTGAGCGCGAGCCTCGCACTGCTCGCCCCTGCGCACCTGACGGGGCTGCCCGCGCTGGTCGCGCTCTACGCGGCAAGCGCGCTCGATTTCGCATTCGGCATCGCGACGATCTTCGCACCGTCGCGCCGCCTGTGGGTCGCGCAAGCCGCGCTGATCGTCGCGTATTCGGCCGTCATCGCGGTCACGATGCCCGGCCTGCTGGCCGAGCCGTTCGGCCCCGTGCTTAAGAACGTGCCGATTCTCGCCATCCTGTTGATCCTGTTTTCAGAAGAAGAACACGCATGA
- the fabV gene encoding enoyl-ACP reductase FabV: MIIKPRVRGFICVTTHPVGCEANVKEQIDYVTSHGPIANGPKKVLVIGASTGYGLAARISAAFGSGADTLGVFFERAGSESKPGTAGWYNSAAFEKFATEKGLYARSINGDAFSDKVKQVTIDTIKQDLGKVDLVVYSLAAPRRTHPKTGETISSTLKPIGKAVTFRGLDTDKEVIRDVALEPATQEEIDGTVAVMGGEDWQMWIDALAEAGVLADGAKTTAFTYLGEQITHDIYWNGSIGEAKKDLDKKVLSIRDKLAAHGGDARVSVLKAVVTQASSAIPMMPLYLSLLFKVMKETGTHEGCIEQVYGLLKDSLYGSTPHIDEEGRLRADYKELDPQVQGKVVAMWDKVTNENLYELTDFAGYKTDFLRLFGFEIAGVDYEADVNPDVKIPGIIDTTA; encoded by the coding sequence ATGATCATCAAACCGCGCGTGCGTGGCTTCATCTGCGTGACGACTCATCCGGTCGGCTGCGAAGCCAACGTCAAGGAACAGATCGACTACGTGACTTCGCACGGCCCGATCGCCAACGGCCCGAAGAAGGTGCTCGTGATCGGCGCGTCGACCGGCTACGGCCTCGCCGCCCGGATCTCGGCCGCATTCGGCTCGGGCGCGGACACGCTCGGCGTGTTCTTCGAGCGCGCCGGCAGCGAATCGAAGCCCGGCACCGCCGGCTGGTACAACAGCGCCGCGTTCGAAAAATTCGCGACGGAAAAGGGGCTCTATGCGCGCAGTATCAACGGCGACGCATTCTCCGACAAGGTCAAGCAGGTCACGATCGACACCATCAAGCAGGATCTCGGCAAGGTCGATCTCGTCGTCTACAGCCTCGCGGCGCCGCGCCGCACGCATCCGAAGACGGGCGAAACCATCAGCTCGACGCTCAAGCCGATCGGCAAGGCGGTCACGTTCCGCGGCCTCGACACCGACAAGGAAGTGATCCGCGACGTCGCGCTCGAACCGGCGACGCAGGAAGAGATCGACGGCACCGTCGCCGTGATGGGCGGCGAGGACTGGCAGATGTGGATCGACGCGCTGGCTGAAGCCGGCGTGCTGGCCGACGGCGCGAAAACCACCGCGTTCACGTATCTCGGCGAGCAGATCACGCACGACATCTACTGGAACGGCTCGATCGGCGAAGCGAAGAAGGATCTCGACAAGAAGGTGCTGTCGATCCGCGACAAGCTGGCCGCGCACGGCGGCGATGCGCGCGTGTCGGTGCTGAAGGCCGTCGTCACGCAGGCGAGCTCGGCGATCCCGATGATGCCGCTCTACCTGTCGCTGCTGTTCAAGGTGATGAAGGAAACCGGCACGCACGAAGGCTGTATCGAGCAGGTGTACGGGCTCCTCAAGGACAGCCTGTACGGCTCGACGCCGCACATCGATGAAGAAGGCCGCCTGCGCGCGGACTACAAGGAACTCGATCCGCAGGTGCAGGGGAAGGTCGTCGCGATGTGGGACAAGGTGACGAACGAGAACCTGTACGAGCTGACCGACTTCGCCGGCTACAAGACCGACTTCCTGCGGCTGTTCGGCTTCGAGATCGCCGGCGTCGACTACGAAGCGGACGTGAACCCGGACGTGAAGATTCCGGGCATCATCGACACGACGGCCTGA
- a CDS encoding DUF2269 family protein, producing the protein MNTYLVVKALHILSSVLLVGTGFGTAFYLFFANRTRSVPAIAAVSRLVVRADWWFTTPAVIFQPASGLWLAHTAGWPWHTPWLFASIVLYAIAGVCWLPVVWLQIELAAMAKLAHVNGDAALPERYWRYAKRWELLGYPAFFAMLSVYFLMVLKPM; encoded by the coding sequence ATGAATACCTATCTCGTCGTCAAGGCGCTGCACATCCTGTCCTCGGTGCTGCTGGTCGGCACCGGCTTCGGCACCGCGTTCTATTTGTTCTTCGCGAACCGCACGCGCTCGGTGCCTGCGATCGCGGCCGTGTCGCGACTCGTGGTGCGCGCGGACTGGTGGTTCACGACGCCGGCCGTGATCTTCCAGCCGGCTTCCGGATTGTGGCTCGCGCATACGGCCGGCTGGCCGTGGCATACGCCGTGGCTCTTCGCGTCGATCGTGCTGTACGCGATCGCAGGCGTGTGCTGGCTGCCGGTCGTGTGGCTGCAGATCGAACTCGCGGCGATGGCGAAGCTCGCGCACGTGAACGGCGACGCCGCGCTGCCGGAGCGGTACTGGCGCTATGCAAAGCGCTGGGAGCTGCTCGGTTATCCGGCGTTCTTCGCGATGCTGTCCGTCTACTTCCTGATGGTGCTCAAGCCGATGTAA